The stretch of DNA GGTTTGTATGGGTGAGTTGTTCTCCACGCACATACTTTCGGCCTATATGCAGCATATTGGCCTGCCGGTACAATGGATGGATGCCAGAAACGTCATTAAAACGGATGCGGCCTACCGCGAGGCTAAAATCAACTGGCCTGAAACCCGGGAGCGTGTTCATGATGCAGTGAAACCTTTACTGCTGAAGCATATTATCGTGATTACGCAAGGATTTATCGGCAGCACTTCTTCCAATCACAGCACGACATTGGGCAGAGAAGGATCAGATTTCACCGCTGCCGTATTTTCCAACATCCTGCATGCCCAAGAGCAGGTGATCTGGAAAGATGTGCCGGGTGTGCTCAATGCCAATCCTGCTCTCTTTCCTGATGCAGTAAAAATTGATCAGCTGCCTTACGAAGAAGCCGTGGAAATGACCTACTACGGAGCACAGGTGATTCATCCGAAAACAATTAAACCGCTGCAGAACAAAAATATCCCTTTGCACGTACGCTCCTTCATTGACAGCCAACAACCCGGAACGCTTATCGGCAATTTTCCGCTTCCCCAAGACATTCCTCCCATCATCGTATTCAAAAAAAACCAGGTACTGCTCAATTTTTCAACCCGTGATTTTTCTTTCATGGCTGAAGAAAGTCTGGGCCGCATTATTGACGGGTTTGCACGCCTGCGCATCAAAACCAATATCATGCAAAATGCTGCTATCAGCATGTCAGTGTGTATTGATCATAATGAAACCAAACTCGGAGAGCTCATTCCCTTTTTGGAACCTCACTTCAACATTCGCTTGGAACCGAACGTGGAAATGCTCACCATCCGGCATTACAATGAAAAAATAGTGCATGAATTAACCCGAAACCGCAACATTATCATTACCCAGAAAACCCCGGATACGATACAGTTTGTAATGAAAGGCTGATACACAGATATATTTTGCAACATGATTTTAAGCACAGACTGTTAATAATCTCTGTGGTTAATTTCTGAATATTGCATGAAGTAGCCTTTTTTATTTTCTAAAATTCGGTGTAAAAGCAGTTGAATTAGACGTACTGTTATTTTACCTTGTTGTCGTCCGAACCACTGTGTTTTTCATTTACCAAGCCTAAACTCTCCACCTTGAAGAAAAATTCATTACGGTATCTCCTGCTCTTGTTTTTAGGTTTTCCGGGACTTCCCTCCTTCGCTCAAACGGTGAGCTTCACTACCAGTCAGCTGGCCGGTGAAAGTCTGTATAATCCTACTTCCCTGCAGTTTGGTCCTGACGGTAGGCTCTATGTATCGCAGCAAAACGGTTTGATATACGCCTACACTATAGTACGCTATGGCCCTAATGATTACCGGGTAACTGCCACAGAAGCTATTACACTCATTCAGCAAATTCCCAATCATAATGATGACGGCTCACTGGCCCCTAATGTGAACACTCGTCAGGTTACCGGTATTCTGGTAACCGGAACTCCAGCGAACCCCGTCATTTATGTCAGCTCCAGTGATCCACGCATCGGAGGGGGCTCCGGCGCTACAAATAAAAATCTGGATACCAACTCCGGAATTGTTTCCCGGTTAACCTGGAACGGCAGCCAATGGGAAAAAATAGACCTGGTGCGAGGCCTGCCCCGTTCTGAAGAAAATCATTCTATCAACGGCATGCAGCTTGACCCGGTGAATCAGATCCTTTATTTGGCTCAGGGGGGCAATACCAATATGGGGGCACCTTCCAACAACTTTGTTTTTCTTCCGGAATATGCCTATTCCACAGCCATCCTGGCTATCCACCTGAATCAGATTGGCAATACCACCTACGATTTACCTACCTTGGATGATGAAACCCGGGTCAATGTAAGTTCCACCCCTGGTTACACCGACCCCAATGACCCTTTTGGCGGAAATGATGGGAAAAACCAGGCTATGCTGGAAACGGGAGGACCGGTGCAGATATACTCCCCGGGATGGCGTAATAACTATGATCTGGTAATTACACAATCCGGCAAAATGTACAGCCCTGATAACGGCCCTAACTCCGGTTGGGGCGGGCCTCCCACTGCCTGCAGCAATAATGTATCCGAACCCGGCTCAGGTGTCTGTGATGTATTGCACTGCGTTACACCGGGATACTATGCAGGTCACCCCAACCCCACCCGCGCCAATCGCAGCAATACCTTTAACTCAGGTGCCAATGCCCAAACTCCTGTTCCTCCCGGTATGGAAAACCCTGTTGAATGCACTTATATGCCCTCCAACTCCCGCCCCGGTGCCCTCGTTTCCATCTGTGCCTCCACCAATGGTATTTGCGAATACAAAGCCTCTAATTTTAATAACGCCATGAAGGGTGACCTCCTGCTGGCTTCCTTTAATAATAAAATCTATCGTGTCAAGCTTAATGCAACCGGGGATGCCTTAGTGCCAGGTGGACTGACTACCCTTGCTTCCAATTTTGGCAGCACTCCGCTGGATGTTATAGCTCAGGGAGATAACGACCCCTTCCCCGGTACAATCTGGATTGTGACTTATGCCTCACACGATATCATCATTCTGGAACCCAACGATCTGACGTCCTGTACAGGTGATATCTACAGCTTTGCTCTGGATTCAGACGGTGACGGATTTACCAATGGAGATGAAACAGCAAATGGCACCGACCCTTGCTCCCCAGCCAGCAAACCATCGGATGCCGATGGCGACCTGTTATCTGACCTCGTAGATGCCGATGATGACAATGATGGTATCCCCGACACTCTAGATCGCTTTGCCCTGGATCCTTTCAATGGATACAACACTACCATTCCGGTAAATTATCAATTTGACAACTCCAATGACGGAGGTATACTTGGCTGGGGCTTCACCGGGCTGATGACCAACGGCAGCACAGACTATCTGCAATTGTTTGACCCCGGCAAAATGACCGTGGGTGGGGCGGCCTTAAAATTCACGGTAGGACAGGTTCCTTCCGGAGATGCTTATCAAAACCTGAATGATCAACATTATGCCTTTCAGTTTGGACTGAACACCTCTGCGGCTCAGTGGCCCTTTGTGGTTCGTACCAGGGTTTATGGTCCCTTCGCAGGATTTATCCCTTTGGATTACCAATCTATGGGCCTGTTTATCGGAACTGGTGATCAGGACAACTATTTGAAAATTGTGTGTGCAGCCAATGGAGGCGCAGGCGGTATTGAAATAGCAAAAGAAGAAGCGGGTGCCTACTCTTCTTCCTCCTACAACATATCTATCCTGAATAAAAGCTATGTAGACCTCTTTCTCCACATTAATCCATCTACTCGGCAAGTGCAGCCCCGCTATGCTCTGGAAGGCGGCACGGAGTACAACCTAGGCCCCGCTATAGTAGTTCCGCCAAACTGGCTTAACGGCATTCTGGCTGTAGGCATTATCTCCACATCACGCGGATCGGGTCAGGTATTCCCGGCTACGTGGGACTTCATACGGGTTGATTATGACCCCTCCTCCGTTTTGGGACAATGGTATCAGATCCCTTCAGCGAACTCACCGGTTGCCAGACATGAGTGCAGTTATGTGCAGGCCGGCAACAAATTTTATCTGATGGGTGGACGCGGAAACAGGCCGGTTCAGTCCTACAATCCTGCAGACAGCACCTGGACCACTGAAGCAAGTAATCCTATTGAAATGCACCACTTTCAGGCCGTGGAATACAATGGACTCATTTATGTTATGAGTGCTTTTACGGGGAGCTTTCCTCACGAGACTCCTTTACCCAATATCTATATTTATGATCCGGTAGCAAAGCAGTGGAATGTAGGCCCCCTCATACCTGCTAACAGACGCAGGGGGGCTGCCGGCTGTGTGGTGTATGATAATATGATTTATGTAGTGTGCGGCATCCAGGATGGTCACTCATCCGGATGGGTCCCTTGGCTTGACCGTTATGATCCGCAAACCAACACGTGGACGCAGCTGCCTGACGCCCCGCGTGCACGCGATCATTTTAATGCCATAGTTGCTAACGGAAAAATCTATTGCATCGGAGGACGTCTCAGCGGTTTTAACGGCAATACCTTTAAATATGTAGTGCCGGAGGTGGATGTCTATGACATAGCCTCTCAGACATGGACCACTCTGCCAGCGGTAAATAATATCCCTACACCACGTGCTGCCTGTGCCACTGCCCTGCTGGAGGAAGAAATTCTGGTTATCGGAGGTGAAATAGAAACCAGCCTAACGGCCCTCAACGTAACCGAAGCATTCAATTACTCCAACCATGCGTGGCGCACCCTGACTCCGCTTATCACCGGAAGGCATGCCACCACAGCCATTTCTTCTAACGGAGGCGTTTATGTGGTCTGCGGAAGCGGCAACCGCGGTGGTTCTCCCGAACTGAGCACACAAGAGGTATTTTACTTCTTCAATCCTACTCCGCCTCAAGGCAATCAGATTGTTAAAGGTACACTTACCCCCGATTCCAAGGGTCGTTACTTCGGACCGCTCTTACTGTCTGACACCTCAACCAAATCCTTTACACTCAGCAACCTGAACGGTAACCAAGTTATCATGATTAGCAGTTTATTGCTGACTGATTCGCTAAACTTTAGCGTGAATTTTCCATATAGTTTTCCTGTATTGCTAGGTGTGCATCAAACTCTTGCCTTTGAGGTAAAAGCTCACCCGGCAGCCCCTGGCATACAGGATGCAGCTCTTCACATCCATCACAACGGCATCAACAATCCTCTTGAGCTTGCCTTGCAGGTAGAAGGCATAACCAGCTCATGCCAGGGCAACTGCACGCCTCAAAAGTGGTTCCCTGATGTGGATGGTGACCTCTTTGGCTATCCTTTTGATTCGGTGATCTCTGCACTACAGCCAACGGGTTTTGTTTTGAATAATGCCGATTGCGATGATGACAATAACACCATCTATCCCGGAGCCCCAGAGCTGCCCGATAGCCTGGATAACAATTGCAACGGAGTAGCGGATGAAGGTTTTGGCCCCAAAAAGGTGCTCTTTGTGACAGGAAATACCAGCCTTTCTCCCTCAGATGCCTTTATCAAAACCAGAATGGAACAGCTGGGGTATCAGGTCACTGTGGTATCGGATGCTTCTGTTGCAACCAACCATGCCACAGGTATGGATCTGATTTTCATTTCCTCTACAATAAACTCCGGAAATGTGGGAAATAAATTCACTTCAGTAGCATTGCCGGTTATAAACTGCGAGCCCTACATCTTTGACGATATGAAAATGACCGACAACAGCACTTCCAACTACGGTAATATTTACACCCAGACTCAGATAAACATTATCAACAACAGCCATCCGCTGGCCGCTGGTCTTTCTGCAGGTAATAAGACGGTTTATAACTCTTCCGACCGGCTGGTATGGGGCAATCCTGCCTCTTCTGCTATCAAGATTGCCACGGCTGTGGGAAACAGCAGTCAGTATGTGTTGTTTGCTTATGAAACGGGAGCAACCATGTTCGGTATGACAGCACCAGCACGCAGAATAGGGTTTTTCCTCTATGATACCGGTGCCGAAAAACTCAACAGCAATGGTGTAGCCCTGCTGGAAGCTGCCCTGCAATGGGCTACCAACGCCCTGCCTCAACCCCAGATTAGCATCACTGCACCAGCCAATGGAGCCACATTTAATGAGCCGGCAACCGTAAACGCTGCTGCCACCGCTTCCATTTCCATGGGACAGATTGTTCGTGTACAGTTTTACCTCAATAATACTGTGATACATACCGATAGCACAGCCCCTTATAACTATACGCTTACTAATCTTACTTCAGGTAGCTATACTCTTCATGGAGTAGCCTTTGCCGACAACGGCCTCTCGGCTACTTCTGCTCCGGTAACATTCAGCGTGAGTGCGTCTCCCCCGCCACCTCCTCCGCCTATCGGTGGTGGTCAGGTGTTGTTTGTTGTAGGCAACACCAATCTGAATTCCGGTGACCAGGCCATTTACAACCGCCTGAGCAATGCGGGATACAATGTAACCATTAAATCGGATATTGCTTCTTCACCCGCTGACGCTTCCGGGAAAAATCTGGTAATTATTTCTTCTACTGTTCTCTCAGGAAATATGGGTAATAAGTTTACCAACACCACGATACCTGTGCTTGTTTATGAGCCCAGTCTTTTTGACGATATGAAGATGACCGGCAATAATGCCACCAACTATGGTGCAGTGCAAAATATGAATAATATTACAATCATCAACAATACACATCCCCTGGCGGCCGGTTTATCCATCGGAAATACGGTTATTTTCAATTCCTTAGATCGCATTACTTATGGTAATCCATCCTCGTCTGCCATTAAAATAGCTACCCTACCCGGCTCTTCAACCCAGTATGCCCTGTTTGCCTATGAAAACGGAGCCACCATGTCTGGCCTGAATGCTCCTGCCCGAAGAGTGGGCTTCTTCCTCTATGATGATGGTCCAGCGAAATTAACTACAGCTGGATGGCAACTATTTGATGCAGCAATCACCTGGGCTGCTCCGTCAGTTATGGACTGCCACGGTGATATGGGTGGATCGGCCTTTATCAACTCCTGTGGTACTTGCGTTGGCGGCAATAGCGGCCTGGAGCCCAATGCAGGAAAAGATTGCCATGGTGAGTGCGGGGGAACAGCCTATATCAATGCTTGTGGAATATGCGTGGGGGGTAACACCGGTCTGCCTGATAGCGCTGGTATTGACTGCACAGGAGGTTGCGGATCTGCAGTTGTCAATACATGCGGCTTCTGCGTAGGTGGTAGTACGGGCCTGCCGTTAGATTATGGAATAGATTGCAATAATGTATGTGGCGGAACAGCTTTTCTGGATAGCTGTGGCATCTGCTCAGGGGGTAACACAGGGCATATCCCTAATAGTGACCTGGATTCCTGTGGGGTGTGCTTCGGGGATGGTTCTTCGTGTGCTGTAATCCCCTGTGTTCAGCTGGAGGTAGTTTCCTTTACCCTCATGGGGGAGGGAACTTCCGGAGAAATAGGCCCCCTCACCAACGGCATTGCCATTAACCTTGCCACAACAGGCAACTTCACCATCCGGGCTAATGTGTGCAACGATCCGGTGGGAAGTGTAAAATTCATACTCAATGGCAGCACCTATAGAATTGAAAATACTCCTCCTTACGCACTTAATGGCGATAACCCTCCAGGCAACTTTGTCAAATGGAATGCCGCCCCGGGTAATTATACCTTGACAGCAATACCTTACTCTTTATCCGGAGGAAAAGGAACCGCTGGCATCGCTGAAACCGTAACCTTTACGATAGTGAATCAAAACAATGTACAAGACTGTAATGGCGACATCGGGGGTACAGCCATTGTAAATAGTTGCGGAATCTGCGTAGGAGGTAATACCGGTCATGACATGAATGCGGGTAAAGATTGCCAGGGCGTGTGTAATGGCACCGCTTTTATTGATGACTGCGGTATCTGTTCAGGAGGAACTACCGGGCATACTCCAAACTCCGATAAAGATGCCTGCGGCATATGTTTTGGTAATGGCTCCACCTGCCTGCCATGCCAGCCGCTTCAGGTGACAGCCCTTACCATCATGCACGCTGGTACGGCAGGAGAAATAGGACCTTTTGTCAATGGAATGACCTTAAATAAAAGCACCCTGGGCAGCTTCAGCCTTCGTGCTGATTTATGTGATGAGGATGCAGCCGGCAGTGTGAAATTTGTGCTCAATGGCAGCACCTATAGAATTGAAAATGCAGCTCCTTTTGCCATCAATGGAGATAGCCCTGCCGGTAATTATAATGCATGGAATGTCAACCCCGGAAATTATACGCTCAGCGTAATTCCGTATTCCGGTAAATATACCTCTGGTACAGAAGGCATCCCATTACATGTACAATTCACCGTCATTGAATCCGCCCCAAAAACTCTGAGCCCTTTTGCACCTGAGCTGTCTGAGGCATCTCAGGCTATTGAAGTGCATATTTACCCCAATCCTACCCGAGAGCGATTCTACCTGAACGGATATGTGCCGGTTAAACAACACCTCTCTATCCGGTTATTCAACCATATGGGACAGCTGCTTACTCATTTTGAAAAAGAACTGTTCAGCGGTGAACTGTCTGAATCATTTTCTTTGAAAGGGCAGCCTGCGGGATTATATTATCTTCAGATTGCAGGCAGTTCCACTGTTATAAACAAAACCATAGCCCTGCATTAAATCTGCTCAGATAGCCGGCTGCACTGGTTATCTGTTTTCCCCTTGCAGAAATTAGTTGTCGGTAAAAGAAATTCTGTTTTATCATCCTTTTTATTCCGTAGCAGATCAGTATACCGGTATGCCTTTGTCGCGAGTTGAGCCCCTGGTGCAAGCCAGAAGGCTTTATGCGGGCTTTTTCGGTATATGACAAAAGTTTCATCCCGGAGAAACTGGCTGTAACAACTAAGTCTGTATATGCGTAAAAACATCCACCGGACTAACAAAAACCAAAACCTATGATAAGATTCAGAGTGCTATTCTTCATTGCAGGAATACTGTGTATTCTTCACGCCACAGAAAGCAAGGCACAAACCATTGAGCGTGATGTAATAGCTACCGGAGGCGATTATTTCACCTCTCCGGTAATAAATGTAAGCTGGACATTGGGAGAGCCCGTAACCGAGACCGTAACGAATTATGACCTCACTTTAACCCAGGGTTTTCAACAGGGAGATCTGTTTAAAGTTACCGCCATTAAAGAACCGTTGGCTGAGCGTTTTGATATTAGTGTATATCCCAATCCTACCACGGATATTTTGAACATCAGCATGCAGAATCCGCTGGAGGAGCCTGTGCATGTATGTATTTATAGCATGCAGGGAGAAAAGGTGTTTTCCGAAAAAACGCAAGGGAATCATTTCCGGATTGACCTCAGCGCGCTTTCTACGGCCAGCTATCTGCTCAGCCTGAGACGAATCAATGGCGAGCTGATAACAACCTACAGCATAAGTAAAATAAGATAAAACCCATAATCATTTTTAAAACAAAAACCATTTTCTGTATGAAAAAGTATGCCTTCCTCTTTGCTCTTATGCTGGGCATGTGTATAAATCTGAAAGCACAAATGCCCGGAGCCTTTAAATATCAGGCTGTTGCCCGTGACGCTTTTGGTAATGTCATTACGGATAAAACCATGAGCGTGCGCATCAGCATTCTAAGCGGAGCTACTGTAGAATATTCTGAAGTGCACTCCGTAACCACCAACGCATACGGCCTATTTTCCATAGCCGTAGGCAACGGCAGCCCCGAACAGGGTGATTTCCTTTCTATCCGGTGGAACGAAAACAGCCATTCCCTGCGGGTTGAAATTGACCCCGAGGGCGGAAGTAATTTCATGTTTATTGGAATGTCTGACATCCTTGCTGTACCCTACGCTATACATGCAGAAACTGTAACCTACAACGATGATGCAGACGCTGATCCGACCAATGAAATACAGGACCTGAGACTGGTTGGCTCTATTCTACGCATTACCGGGCACCCCTCTCCTACTTATATTGATTTATCTACGGTAAATACCGATAATCAGATGCTGTCTTACGATGCAGATAATTACATGCTTCATATTCAAAACGGCAACTCTGTGAATCTGTCTACTTTAAAAGAGGATGCAGATGCCGATCCTACCAACGAGTTGCAAACCGTTACCCAAAACGGAGCTATCGTAACCCTTTCTCATAACGGAGGCTCCTTCAGCATTGAAGACGGTGACCCCAGTCCCACTAACGAGGTACAGACCTTATCTATGACCGGAAATACCATTACTCTTTCACACGGTGGCGGCAGTGTTACCGTTGTGGAGACAGATGGTGATCCTGCCAATGAAATTCAGGATTTGGCTTTTAACAACAATTTCCTGTATATCACAAACAACCCCAGTGCTACAGTCATTGACCTGAATCCCTTTATGGATAACACAGATAATCAGCAACTGGCTTTTGATGAACAAACCGGCATACTTGCCATTCAATATGGAAATGCAGTTGACCTCTCCGCATTGATTGATGATGCCGATGCCGACCCGGCTAACGAACTGCAAACTATTTCGCGCGATGGATATGAAATCGTACTTTCTCATGGAGGCGGTGCGGTGGATGTGCGCGATGATGACGCTGACCCCAATAATGAAATTCAAACCCTGTCTCAAAACGGTACGGTGGTAACCCTTTCACACGGTGGCGGCACTATAAGCATTGCGGATGACGACAGCAACCCGATGAACGAAATACAGGATCTGGCTCTGATCAATGATACACTGGTAATCAGCGGTAATCCCTTTGCCACACCTATTGATCTCAACCTGTACAGAGATAATACTGATAACCAGACACTCTCTTTAAGCAACGATTCGCTGCTCATCTCAGGCGGCAATGCTGTAGACCTCAGCGGGTATCTGGATAATACCGATAC from Chitinophagales bacterium encodes:
- the lysC gene encoding aspartokinase, producing the protein MKVFKFGGASVKDAPAMRNVASIISRYNGQPLLVVVSALGKTTNALEDIARAFFDKQADVAAEKIDALEKQHQAIAAELVGGNHPVLNELRKLFTHLRQVPELYRTGTFDFLYDQVVCMGELFSTHILSAYMQHIGLPVQWMDARNVIKTDAAYREAKINWPETRERVHDAVKPLLLKHIIVITQGFIGSTSSNHSTTLGREGSDFTAAVFSNILHAQEQVIWKDVPGVLNANPALFPDAVKIDQLPYEEAVEMTYYGAQVIHPKTIKPLQNKNIPLHVRSFIDSQQPGTLIGNFPLPQDIPPIIVFKKNQVLLNFSTRDFSFMAEESLGRIIDGFARLRIKTNIMQNAAISMSVCIDHNETKLGELIPFLEPHFNIRLEPNVEMLTIRHYNEKIVHELTRNRNIIITQKTPDTIQFVMKG